In one Anticarsia gemmatalis isolate Benzon Research Colony breed Stoneville strain chromosome 9, ilAntGemm2 primary, whole genome shotgun sequence genomic region, the following are encoded:
- the Tbp gene encoding TATA binding protein — translation MDQMLPSPYNIPGIGTPLHQPEEDQQILPNAMQQQHQHQQQQQQQQALAAMSSPLVGFGLGTPQRSVHAYAPAPSYATPQQMMQPQTPQNMMSPMITSGSLAGQQMLSQASPAPMTPMTPHSADPGILPQLQNIVSTVNLNCKLDLKKIALHARNAEYNPKRFAAVIMRIREPRTTALIFSSGKMVCTGAKSEEDSRLAARKYARIIQKLGFTAKFLDFKIQNMVGSCDVKFPIRLEGLVLTHGQFSSYEPELFPGLIYRMVKPRIVLLIFVSGKVVLTGAKVREEIYEAFDNIYPILKSFKKQ, via the exons atGGATCAAATGCTACCGAGTCCGTACAATATACCTGGAATAGGTACACCTTTACATCAACCTGAGGAGGACCAACAGATTCTGCCAAATGCAATGCAACAGCAGCACCAACATCAACAacagcagcaacaacaacaagCCCTTGCCGCGATGTCCTCGCCACTGGTCGGCTTCGGTCTGGGCACTCCTCAGCGATCTGTCCATGCTTACGCTCCGGCTCCTAGCTATGCCACCCCTCAACAGATGATGCAACCACAAACacca CAAAACATGATGTCACCAATGATAACAAGTGGGAGTTTAGCAGGACAGCAGATGCTCAGCCAAGCCAGTCCAGCTCCTATGACACCTATGACCCCACATTCAGCTGACCCTGGAATACTGCCTCAGTTACA AAATATTGTGTCAACAGTTAATCTTAATTGTAAATTGGATTTAAAAAAGATTGCCCTACATGCAAGAAATGCAGAATACAATCCAAAGAGATTTGCTGCTGTTATCATGAGAATAAGGGAGCCTAGGACAACAGCCCTTATATTTTCTTCAGGGAAAATGGTTTGCACTGGTGCTAAGAGTGAAGAAGATTCCCGTCTAGCTGCTAGAAAATACGCTAGGATTATACAAAAACTTGGCTTTACT gcaaaatttttagattttaagaTACAAAATATGGTAGGAAGTTGTGATGTGAAGTTCCCAATTCGCTTAGAAGGCTTAGTCCTCACACATGGACAGTTCAGCTCTTATGAACCTGAGTTATTCCCTGGACTTATTTATAGAATGGTAAAACCTAGAATAGTGTTATTGATCTTTGTCTCCGGAAAAGTGGTCTTGACTGGTGCCAAGGTACGAGAAGAAATATATGAAGCATTTGACAACATTTAcccaatattaaaaagttttaaaaagcaataa
- the LOC142975265 gene encoding uncharacterized protein LOC142975265 yields the protein MRSLVAFAVLGCALMACSGREIGESDLVAAASHHGHHHESGGGKEHHAHHHHEHGEKGHKGHKGHHHHHKGEHGHHGKHHHEGHHHEHGGGHKKHWDEHDHHGHHHEHGHHHKGGKHHHKKHHDKGEETEGYHKKYHKDEYHKDHHFYDDHHKEGKHHKHGHHHGHHEKHGGGHKKGGHHHSGHHEHHHGHKGHHDKHHYDEDHKGHKGHHGHEEHHHHHHDHGKKGGHEDHKHWGFHHGKHCMRLLLSLNLLACVVIFTYARNVAELKGEKAIEQKPAAEITAPTGGDLAPAGSASDQAIAGTEHKKAQNSHHESGGGHEHHADHHEEHGDKGDKGYKSHHHHDEGDHGKHAKHHHEGHHDEHGGHKKKHHDEHDHHGEHHEAAHGHKGGKFGHKKGHKKGSKTTGFHHKSHKDEYHKEHKFYDDFHKGGHHHKHGDFHGHHDKKGGHHKKGGHHEKGHHEKHHGKKGHHDKGHYDEDHKGHKGHHGHEEHYAHHHDHGKKGGHAAGKEHGYSHGKKS from the exons ATGAGGTCGCTGGTCGCCTTTGCCGTGTTAGGATGCGCCTTGATGGCCTGTTCAGGCCGAGAAATTGGCGAGAGTGATCTCGTCGCTGCGGCGAGCCATCATGGCCACCACCACGAATCTGGCGGCGGCAAGGAGCACCATGCGCATCATCATCACGAACATGGAGAGAAAGGCCACAAAGGACACAAAGGACATCACCACCACCACAAAGGCGAACACGGCCATCATGGCAAACACCACCATGAAGGCCATCATCATGAACACGGAGGCGGCCACAAGAAACACTGGGATGAGCACGACCACCACGGTCATCATCACGAACATGGACACCATCACAAGGGCGGCAAGCACCACCACAAGAAACACCATGACAAGGGTGAAGAAACTGAGGGCTACCACAAGAAATACCACAAGGACGAGTACCACAAAGACCACCACTTCTACGATGACCACCACAAGGAAGGCAAACACCACAAGCACGGCCACCACCACGGACACCACGAGAAACACGGAGGAGGCCACAAAAAGGGCGGTCATCATCATTCCGGCCACCATGAACACCACCACGGCCACAAGGGTCATCATGATAAACATCATTACGACGAAGATCACAAGGGCCACAAGGGCCACCACGGACACGAAGAACACCACCACCATCACCACGACCATGGCAAGAAGGGCGGCCACGAAGACCACAAACACTGGGGATTCCACCATGGAAAGCACT GCATGAGGCTCTTACTTTCACTAAATCTACTTGCATGCGTGGTGATATTCACTTACGCTCGAAATGTAGCAGAATTAAAAGGTGAAAAGGCTATCGAGCAGAAGCCAGCGGCCGAAATAACAGCGCCCACCGGCGGTGATCTAGCACCAGCTGGCAGCGCTTCGGACCAGGCGATAGCCGGCACGGAACACAAAAAGGCTCAAAACAGTCACCACGAATCAGGCGGCGGTCACGAACATCACGCGGATCACCACGAAGAGCACGGAGACAAGGGGGACAAGGGATACAAGTCACACCATCATCACGACGAGGGTGATCACGGCAAACACGCCAAACACCACCATGAAGGACACCACGACGAACACGGAGGACACAAGAAGAAACACCACGACGAACACGACCACCACGGTGAACACCACGAGGCGGCACATGGACACAAGGGAGGCAAATTTGGACACAAAAAGGGACACAAGAAAGGTTCAAAAACTACCGGTTTCCATCACAAATCACACAAAGATGAATATCACAAGGAACACAAATTCTACGACGACTTCCACAAAGGCGGCCACCATCATAAGCATGGTGACTTCCACGGCCATCATGATAAAAAGGGAGGTCACCACAAGAAGGGTGGACACCACGAAAAGGGACATCACGAGAAGCATCACGGCAAAAAAGGCCATCACGACAAGGGACATTACGACGAAGACCACAAAGGACACAAGGGCCACCACGGTCACGAAGAACATTACGCCCACCACCACGATCACGGAAAGAAAGGAGGCCATGCTGCCGGCAAGGAACATGGTTACAGCCACGGCAAGAAATCGTAA
- the eIF3k gene encoding eukaryotic translation initiation factor 3 subunit k, with amino-acid sequence MAETMKQTVATILKSIERYNPANLQTLERYVEMQSRENTYDLEANLAVLKLYQFNPEKFNADITCQILLKALTNFPHTDFTLCKCLLLESVVENETISQIKYLADILEQCDFAQFWNRVHQMPELCNRISGFHDSIRKFVCHVVGITFQTIDKNNLANLLGGIDDVTLKHWVKKYGWRDDGNLIFIANQDENIKTKNITEKIEFDHLAPLMTLL; translated from the exons ATGGCAGAAACTATGAAACAAACGGTTGCGACCATATTAAAGAGTATCGAAAG ATACAACCCTGCCAACCTCCAAACATTGGAGAGGTACGTTGAGATGCAATCCCGAGAAAATACGTACGATTTGGAAGCTAATCTAGCGGTACTGAAACTCTATCAGTTCAACCCGGAGAAATTCAACGCTGATATCACGTGCCAAATCCTACTGAAGGCATTGACTAACTTTCCTCACACAGACTTCACTTTATGCAAGTGTCTTTTGCTGGAATCTGTG GttgaaaatgaaacaatttcacAAATCAAATACTTGGCTGATATCTTGGAGCAGTGCGACTTTGCTCAGTTTTGGAACCGTGTTCATCAAATGCCTGAATTGTGCAATCGCATCAGTGGGTTCCATGACTCCATAAGAAAGTTTGTGTGCCATGTTGTTGGCATCACATTCCAGACCATTGATAAGAACAACCTTGCTAACTTATTAGGAGGCATTGATG atgtgACCTTGAAGCACTGGGTGAAAAAGTATGGATGGAGAGATGATGGCAACCTCATCTTCATTGCCAACCAAGATGAGAACATTAAGACTAAGAATATCACTGAGAAGATAGAGTTCGATCATCTTGCTCCATTGATGACACTTTTGTAA